In a genomic window of Poecilia reticulata strain Guanapo linkage group LG22, Guppy_female_1.0+MT, whole genome shotgun sequence:
- the ccr6b gene encoding C-C chemokine receptor type 6, with protein MDNVTSDYYGTWTPNDPDELCSFSLSPEEVLSHTYIHSIICAFGLIGNVLVMITYGFYKRTKAMTDVYLFNVAVADLIFVVALPLIAHNEQNGWPMGSVACKMLRSAYSINLYSGMLLLACISGDRYVAIVKARRSFGSRSRAVLYGRLTCAAVWVFALFLTLPTLIYTEIFEEHDLMESNSTLTCELTFEHRKTAELMKVMVPSLQMGVGFLLPLVVMIFCYSSIMCTLLKAHNSHRHKAIRVVWAVVVVFIICHFPYNVTLLIHTASLFKEKPCEEEKTKLTVLATSRSIAYLHCCLNPILYAFIGVKFRSHFRKILSDLWCFGKRYLYSARLSRGTSEVCISGLRNSEASNNVSSFSA; from the coding sequence ATGGATAATGTAACTTCTGACTACTATGGAACCTGGACACCAAATGATCCAGATGAGCTCTGCAGCTTCAGCCTTTCCCCTGAAGAGGTCCTCTCCCACACTTACATCCACTCCATCATCTGCGCCTTCGGCCTGATTGGCAACGTTCTCGTGATGATCACCTACGGTTTCTACAAGCGGACCAAGGCGATGACAGATGTTTATCTGTTCAATGTGGCTGTGGCAGACCTGATCTTTGTGGTGGCGTTGCCTCTTATCGCCCATAATGAGCAGAATGGGTGGCCCATGGGTTCTGTGGCTTGTAAGATGTTGCGCTCAGCCTACAGCATCAATTTATACAGCGGCATGCTGTTGCTCGCCTGCATTAGCGGTGATCGATACGTTGCTATTGTTAAAGCAAGGCGCTCCTTCGGTTCCCGCTCCCGCGCTGTCCTGTACGGCCGGCTGACCTGCGCCGCAGTTTGGGTGTTTGCGCTGTTTTTGACTTTGCCTACACTTATCTACACTGAGATCTTCGAAGAACATGACCTGATGGAGTCTAATTCGACTTTAACCTGTGAGCTCACTTTCGAACACAGAAAGACCGCAGAGCTGATGAAAGTCATGGTGCCGAGCCTGCAGATGGGTGTCGGCTTCCTTCTCCCTCTTGTGGTTATGATTTTCTGCTACTCAAGCATTATGTGCACCTTGCTCAAAGCCCACAACAGCCACAGGCACAAGGCCATCCGAGTGGTTTGGGCAGTTGTTGTGGTCTTCATCATCTGCCATTTTCCTTACAATGTGACTCTCCTGATCCACACGGCGTCTCTATTTAAGGAGAAACCCTGCGAGGAGGAAAAGACCAAACTCACGGTTTTGGCCACTTCCAGGAGCATAGCTTACCTCCACTGCTGCCTCAATCCCATCCTCTATGCGTTTATTGGAGTGAAGTTCAGGAGCCACTTCAGGAAAATATTGTCTGACCTTTGGTGCTTTGGTAAAAGGTACCTCTACTCTGCTCGCTTGTCACGTGGAACATCTGAAGTTTGCATTTCCGGCCTAAGAAACTCGGAGGCGTCAAACAACGTGTCATCCTTCAGTGCCTGA